In Hevea brasiliensis isolate MT/VB/25A 57/8 chromosome 13, ASM3005281v1, whole genome shotgun sequence, a single genomic region encodes these proteins:
- the LOC110669132 gene encoding LOW QUALITY PROTEIN: cyclic nucleotide-gated ion channel 17 (The sequence of the model RefSeq protein was modified relative to this genomic sequence to represent the inferred CDS: inserted 2 bases in 1 codon; substituted 1 base at 1 genomic stop codon): MESKKGKLVRFYSDGKQYRETSWGKNDLVHPEMSSAXTKFKSSLLKADNGMMGGRNRLTESSKVGRSKVFPADHASWHHRMLDPGSDIVLRWNRIFLVSCLLALFVDPLYFYLPIVGGDEESLCVNGDSKLRIVVTFFRTVADLFYLLHMIIKFRTAYVAPNTRVFGRGELVMDPKKIAWRYIRSDFFIDLIATLPLPQIVIWFIIPAARSRTTDHKNNALALIVLLQYIPRLYLIFPLSSEIIKAAGVVTRTAWAGAVYNLLLYMLASHVLGAAWYLLSVDRYKSCWKSNCREENDPIKCFLSYLDCDTFNHGDRKTWANSTSVFKNCDPSNNNFDYGIFEDAVSKKVVSSNFIEKYFYCLWWGLQQLSSYGQNLSTSTYIGETSFAILISILGLVLFAHLIGNMQTYLQSLTVRLEEWRLKRRDTEEWMRHRQLPEDLKRQVRRFVQYKWLATRGVHEESILGGLPADLRRDIQRHLCLDLVLRVPFFSQMDDQLLDAICERLVSSLSTAGTYIVREGDPVTEMLFVIRGRLESSTTNGGRTGFFNSITLIPGDFXGEYLLALSFHPISSLNLPSSTRTVRALNEVEAFALRAEDLKFVANQFRRLHSKRLQHTFRYHSHHWRTWAACFIQAAWLRHKRRMMENNLTISESFALDGKETNETGQREGDHFSDGPSSQAKMNLGVTILASRFAANTRRGAQKIKDAEMPKLRKPDEPDFFADDE; this comes from the exons GTTTTATTCTGATGGAAAACAATATAGAGAAACATCATGGGGAAAAAATGATCTTGTACACCCAGAGATGTCTTCTGC GACAAAGTTTAAATCGTCATTGCTAAAAGCAGACAATGGGATGATGGGTGGTAGAAATAGATTAACAGAGAGTAGCAAAGTTGGGAGGTCCAAGGTTTTTCCAGCAGACCATGCATCATGGCATCATAGGATGCTTGATCCAGGAAGCGATATTGTGCTGCGATGGAACAGGATTTTCCTTGTCTCATGCTTGCTGGCACTTTTTGTTGATCCTCTGTACTTTTACTTGCCTATTGTTGGAGGGGATGAAGAATCTTTATGTGTCAATGGTGACTCAAAATTGCGAATAGTTGTAACATTTTTTCGGACTGTTGCAGATCTTTTTTATTTGTTGCACATGATTATAAAGTTCAGGACTGCTTATGTTGCTCCAAACACTCGTGTCTTTGGGAGGGGCGAACTTGTTATGGATCCAAAGAAGATTGCTTGGAGATATATTAGATCTGACTTCTTCATTGATCTTATTGCCACACTGCCTCTACCTCAG ATTGTAATCTGGTTTATCATACCAGCAGCAAGAAGTCGAACAACTGATCATAAGAACAATGCACTTGCGTTAATTGTTCTGCTACAATATATTCCCAGATTATATCTAATTTTTCCTTTGAGTTCTGAAATCATTAAAGCAGCTGGAGTAGTCACAAGAACAGCTTGGGCAGGGGCTGTATATAATTTGCTACTGTACATGTTGGCAAGCCAT GTTTTAGGAGCAGCATGGTATTTGCTATCTGTTGATAGGTATAAATCTTGCTGGAAATCAAATTGTAGAGAGGAAAATGATCCTATCAAATGTTTCCTAAGTTATTTAGATTGTGATACCTTTAACCATGGTGATCGCAAGACATGGGCAAATAGCACAAGTGTTTTCAAGAACTGTGATCCAAGCAATAATAATTTCGATTATGGTATATTTGAAGATGCAGTGTCAAAAAAGGTTGTCTCCTCTAACTTCATTGAAAAGTATTTCTACTGCTTGTGGTGGGGCTTACAGCAACTAAG TTCATATGGGCAGAATTTGTCGACTAGCACATatattggtgagacatcatttgccaTTCTCATTTCCATCTTGGGTCTTGTTCTCTTTGCCCACTTGATTGGCAATATGCAG ACATACCTTCAGTCCCTTACCGTGAGACTTGAGGAGTGGAGGCTTAAGCGAAGAGATACTGAGGAGTGGATGAGGCATCGCCAACTCCCTGAAGATCTGAAAAGGCAGGTTAGACGTTTTGTTCAATATAAGTGGCTTGCAACTCGAGGAGTACATGAAGAATCTATCCTGGGTGGTTTACCTGCTGATCTTCGGCGTGATATCCAGCGCCACTTATGCTTGGACCTTGTTCTACGT GTCCCTTTCTTCTCACAGATGGATGATCAGTTGCTTGATGCAATATGTGAGCGTCTGGTTTCTTCTCTTAGCACTGCAGGCACCTATATTGTACGTGAGGGTGACCCTGTAACAGAAATGCTATTTGTTATCAGAGGCAGACTGGAGAGTTCTACTACCAATGGAGGCCGAACTGGTTTCTTCAACTCAATTACTTTGATACCTGGGGATTTTTGAGGAGAGTATCTACTGGCTTTGTCATTTCATCCTATATCGTCTCTTAACTTGCCTTCCTCAACTAGGACAGTCAGAGCTCTAAATGAAGTTGAAGCTTTCGCATTGAGAGCTGAAGATCTAAAGTTTGTTGCCAACCAATTCAGACGTCTCCATAGCAAAAGGCTGCAGCATACATTCAGGTATCATTCCCATCATTGGAGGACGTGGGCAGCCTGTTTCATACAGGCTGCTTGGCTTCGGCATAAGAGAAGGATGATGGAGAATAATCTTACCATTTCAGAATCCTTTGCTTTGGATGGAAAAGAGACTAATGAAACGGGGCAACGGGAAGGAGACCATTTTTCAGATGGTCCAAGTTCTCAGGCGAAAATGAACCTTGGGGTCACAATACTGGCTTCAAGATTTGCTGCAAACACAAGGAGAGGAGCTCAAAAGATTAAGGATGCTGAGATGCCAAAACTACGTAAGCCTGATGAACCTGACTTTTTTGCTGATGATGAATAG